One part of the Lotus japonicus ecotype B-129 chromosome 2, LjGifu_v1.2 genome encodes these proteins:
- the LOC130741299 gene encoding pentatricopeptide repeat-containing protein At3g18110, chloroplastic, with protein sequence MSVLSVSGSGSRLLTFTSIHRPDSKPPPRHAAPPSSSSNSTTVTDDTASSSPQSNTNNDNKSVSVKFTYSRASPSVRWPHLKLSETYPCTSSHTQLAENHVFTIKSPPSEEVEETPKLGEKTLENEAMLKRRKTRARKMSKLALKRDKNWRERVKYLTDRILGLKPEEFVADVLEERKVQMTPTDFCFLVKWVGQTSWQRALELYECLNLRHWYAPNARMVATILGVLGKANQEALAVEIFTRAESTMGDTVQVYNAMMGVYARNGRFNNVKELLDVMRERGCEPDLVSFNTLINARLKSGAMVNNLAIQLLDEVRKSGLRPDIITYNTLISACSRESNLEEAVAIFNDMETQQCQPDLWTYNAMISVYGRCGFPMKAERLFKDLESKGFFPDAVTYNSLLYAFAKEGNTEKVRDVGEEMVKKGFGRDEMTYNTILHMYGKQGRHDQALQLYRDMKSAGRNPDAVTYTVLIDSLGKASKIAEAANVMSEMLDAGVKPTLHTYSALICAYAKAGKRVEAKETFDCMRRSGIKPDRLAYSVMVDFFMRFNEIKKGMKLYQEMIREGFTPDSGLYEVMLHALVRENMGDVVERIVRDMEELSGMNPQGISSVLVNGGCFDHAAKMLKVAISSGYKLDHEIFLSIMSSYSSSSRYSEACELLEFLREYAPDDIQLITEALIIILCKAKKLDAALEEYRSKGGLGLFSSCTMFESLIKECVQNEHFDLASQIFSDMRFSGVEPSESLYQAMVSVYCRMGLPETAHHLLHHAEKNDTILDNVSVYVDIIDTYGKLKIWQKAESLVGNLRQRCSEVDRKIWNALIHAYAFSGCYERARAIFNTMMKHGPSPTVDSINGLLQALIVDGRLTELYVVIQELQDMGFQVSKSSILLMLEAFAKEGNLFEVQKVYHGMKAAGYLPTIHLYRIMIGLLCKFKRVRDVEAMLCEIEEAGFKPDLQIFNSILKLYSGIEDFKNMGIIYQKIQGAGLEPDEETYNTLIIMYCRDHKPEEGLSLMHKMRKLGLEPKRDTYRSMIAAFGKQQLYDQAEELFEELRSDGHKLDRSFYHLMMKMYRTSGDHLKAENLLAMMKEAGIEPTIATMHLLMVSYGKSGQPEEAEKVLKNLRTTGQVQDTLPYSSVIDAYLKKGDVKAGIEMLKEMKEAAIEPDHRIWTCFIRAASLSEGSNEAINLLNALQGVGFDLPIRLLREKSESLVSEVDQCLERLEHVEDNAAFNFVNALVDLLWAFELRASASWVFQLAIKRSIYRRDVFRVAEKDWGADFRKLSAGSALVGLTLWLDHMQDASLQGSPESPKSVVLITGTAEYNMVSLDSTLKACLWEMGSPFLPCKTRHGVLVAKAHSLRMWLKDSPFCLDLELKDAPGLPESNSMQLVNGCFIRRGLVPAFKEIAEKLEVVSPKKFRRLALLPDDKRGEVIEADAEGRKEKLEKRKKIVDPKRLRMIKKLKKKKYIREALMSQGNAIGIQKTFKPIGAKQAM encoded by the exons atgtCTGTTCTCTCTGTTTCAGGTTCAGGCTCTAGATTGCTCACTTTCACTTCCATACACCGACCAGACTCAAAGCCACCACCCAGACACGCcgctcctccttcttcctcttcaaatTCCACCACCGTCACCGATGACACTGCTTCCTCTTCTCCACAATCCAATACTAACAATGACAACAAAAGCGTCTCTGTTAAATTCACCTATAGCAGAGCATCACCTTCTGTCAGATGGCCCCACTTGAAGCTCTCAGAAACCTACCCTTGTACTTCTTCGCATACCCAATTGGCTGAAAACCATGTTTTCACTATAAAGTCTCCACCTTCTGAGGAAGTAGAAGAAACCCCAAAACTGGGTGAGAAAACCCTAGAAAATGAAGCTATGTTGAAGCGTAGGAAGACAAGGGCAAGAAAAATGAGCAAATTGGCGTTGAAAAGAGATAAGAATTGGAGGGAAAGGGTGAAGTATTTGACGGATAGGATTCTAGGGTTGAAGCCAGAGGAGTTTGTGGCTGATGTGTTGGAAGAGCGTAAAGTTCAGATGACACCTACTGATTTCTGCTTTCTGGTGAAATGGGTGGGTCAAACTAGCTGGCAACGCGCGCTTGAGCTCTATGAGTGCTTGAATTTGCGCCATTGGTACGCGCCCAATGCGAGGATGGTTGCCACCATTTTGGGTGTGCTGGGGAAGGCTAATCAGGAAGCGCTTGCTGTTGAGATTTTCACGAGGGCTGAGTCAACTATGGGGGATACTGTCCAAGTTTACAATGCCATGATGGGTGTTTATGCGCGGAATGGTCGCTTCAACAATGTCAAGGAGTTGCTCGATGTAATGCGTGAAAGAGGGTGTGAGCCTGACCTGGTGAGTTTCAATACTTTGATTAATGCCAGGTTGAAATCTGGTGCAATGGTGAATAATTTAGCTATTCAGCTTTTAGATGAAGTGAGAAAGTCTGGTCTTAGACCTGATATTATAACTTACAATACCCTTATCAGTGCTTGTTCAAGAGAGTCGAATTTGGAGGAAGCAGTTGCCATTTTTAACGACATGGAGACCCAACAGTGTCAGCCTGATTTGTGGACTTACAATGCTATGATTTCGGTTTATGGAAGATGCGGATTTCCTATGAAAGCTGAGCGTCTATTTAAAGATTTGGAGTCTAAAGGATTTTTCCCTGATGCAGTCACTTACAATTCTTTGTTGTATGCTTTTGCAAAAGAAGGAAATACAGAAAAGGTAAGGGATGTTGGTGAAGAAATGGTGAAAAAGGGGTTTGGCAGGGATGAGATGACATACAACACTATCTTACACATGTATGGAAAGCAAGGTCGGCACGACCAGGCATTGCAGCTCTACAGAGACATGAAATCAGCTGGCAGGAACCCTGATGCGGTTACATATACAGTTTTGATAGATTCACTAGGGAAAGCAAGTAAGATCGCGGAAGCTGCAAACGTGATGTCGGAAATGTTGGATGCAGGAGTTAAGCCTACTTTGCACACGTATAGTGCTTTAATCTGTGCTTATGCTAAGGCTGGAAAACGAGTGGAGGCCAAAGAGACATTTGACTGCATGCGCAGGTCAGGGATCAAACCTGATCGTCTAGCATACTCAGTTATGGTGGATTTCTTTATGAGGTTCAATGAGATAAAAAAGGGTATGAAGTTGTATCAGGAAATGATTCGCGAAGGTTTTACACCGGACAGTGGTCTCTATGAGGTCATGCTACATGCGCTTGTGAGGGAAAACATGGGGGATGTTGTTGAAAGAATTGTAAGAGATATGGAAGAACTGAGTGGTATGAATCCACAAGGTATTTCATCGGTTCTTGTTAATGGGGGATGTTTTGATCACGCCGCTAAAATGTTGAAGGTTGCCATCAGCAGTGGCTATAAATTGGATCATGAGATTTTTTTATCCATTATGAGCTCATATAGCTCATCTTCTAGATACTCAGAAGCATGTGAACTTCTTGAATTCTTGAGAGAATATGCTCCAGATGATATTCAATTGATCACAGAAGCACTCATTATTATACTTTGCAAGGCTAAAAAGCTAGATGCAGCCTTGGAGGAATATAGAAGTAAAGGAGGACTTGGTTTATTTAGCAGTTGTACTATGTTTGAATCTCTTATTAAGGAATGTGTGCAGAATGAACACTTTGACTTAGCTTCTCAGATTTTCTCTGACATGAGATTCAGTGGTGTTGAGCCATCTGAATCTCTGTACCAGGCTATGGTGTCTGTGTACTGTAGAATGGGCTTACCTGAGACAGCCCACCATTTGTTGCATCATGCAGAGAAAAATGACACTATACTTGATAATGTATCTGTTTATGTTGATATCATAGACACATATGGGAAGTTGAAGATATGGCAGAAGGCTGAAAGTTTAGTGGGGAATCTTAGGCAAAGATGTTCAGAAGTGGATAGAAAGATCTGGAATGCTTTAATACATGCTTATGCATTCAGTGGCTGTTATGAACGAGCTAGAGCTATTTTTAATACAATGATGAAACATGGCCCTTCCCCAACTGTAGATTCCATAAATGGTCTATTACAAGCTTTAATTGTTGATGGGAGACTAACTGAGCTTTATGTGGTAATCCAGGAGTTGCAAGACATGGGGTTCCAAGTTAGTAAAAGTTCTATTCTTTTGATGCTTGAAGCATTTGCTAAGGAAGGAAACTTGTTTGAGGTGCAGAAAGTATACCATGGAATGAAAGCTGCCGGTTATTTGCCTACCATACATCTTTACAGAATAATGATTGGATTGCTGTGCAAATTCAAAAGAGTAAGGGATGTAGAAGCCATGTTATGTGAGATCGAAGAGGCGGGATTTAAGCCTGATCTTCAAATTTTCAATTCTATTCTTAAATTATATTCAGGCATTGAAGATTTTAAAAACATGGGTATCATTTACCAGAAGATTCAAGGTGCTGGTCTTGAACCGGATGAGGAAACTTATAATACATTAATCATAATGTACTGCAGGGACCATAAACCAGAAGAAGGTTTATCACTGATGCATAAAATGAGAAAACTTGGTCTAGAACCTAAGCGAGACACATACAGAAGCATGATTGCAGCATTTGGTAAGCAACAATTGTATGATCAGGCCGAGGAACTTTTTGAAGAACTTAGATCGGACGGCCATAAACTAGACCGCTCTTTTTATCATTTGATGATGAAAATGTACAGAACTTCTGGGGATCATTTGAAAGCGGAAAATCTGCTGGCCATGATGAAAGAAGCAGGGATAGAGCCCACTATTGCCACCATGCATTTACTTATGGTTTCTTATGGTAAATCTGGGCAGCCTGAGGAAGCTGAGAAAGTCCTTAAAAACTTGAGAACAACTGGACAGGTACAGGATACCCTTCCTTATAGCTCTGTTATTGATGCATATCTCAAAAAGGGAGATGTTAAAGCTGGAATTGAAATGCTCAAAGAGATGAAGGAAGCAGCAATTGAACCCGACCATCGAATATGGACATGCTTTATCAGAGCTGCAAGCTTGTCTGAGGGATCAAATGAAGCCATTAATCTTTTAAATGCACTGCAAGGTGTTGGATTTGATCTTCCAATCAG GCTTCTTAGAGAAAAATCTGAGTCACTAGTTTCAGAGGTTGACCAATGTCTGGAGAGACTAGAACACGTGGAAGATAATGCAGCGTTTAACTTTGTCAATGCTTTGGTGGATCTCTTGTGGGCATTTGAACTCCGGGCCAGCGCATCGTGGGTTTTCCAATTAGCAATCAAGAGAAGCATTTATCGCCGTGATGTATTTAG AGTTGCTGAGAAGGACTGGGGGGCTGATTTCAGAAAACTATCAGCTGGTTCAGCTCTTGTTGGTCTTACATTGTGGCTTGACCACATGCAG GATGCCTCCTTGCAGGGCTCTCCAGAGTCACCAAAATCAGTTGTACTCATAACAGGAACAGCAGAGTATAACATGGTATCCCTTGATAGCACATTGAAGGCATGCCTTTGGGAAATGGGTTCTCCTTTCCTTCCTTGTAAGACACGGCACGGCGTCCTTGTAGCCAAGGCTCACTCCCTCAGGATGTGGTTAAAAGACTCCCCATTTTGCCTGGATCTTGAGTTAAAAGATGCCCCAGGTCTCCCTGAATCAAATTCAATGCAGCTTGTCAATGGATGCTTTATAAGGCGTGGCCTCGTTCCAGCATTCAAGGAAATTGCTGAGAAACTGGAAGTTGTGAGTCCCAAGAAATTTCGCAGATTGGCTTTGTTACCTGATGATAAGAGAGGTGAAGTCATTGAAGCTGACGCTGAGGGAAGGAAAGAGAAAttggaaaaaagaaagaaaattgttGACCCTAAACGGCTGAGGATGATCAAGAAGCTTAAGAAGAAGAAATATATTCGGGAAGCTTTGATGTCCCAAGGAAATGCAATTGGGATACAAAAGACTTTCAAACCAATTGGTGCAAAACAAGCAATGTGA
- the LOC130741303 gene encoding pentatricopeptide repeat-containing protein CRP1, chloroplastic-like, whose amino-acid sequence MDMQSVFCSNQISLSRNHGGALRCSSHATAIQFSKIPNSLNSSNLWIRNKVVNSESDTKTTLFPNPEAPRPGEELSSEFYSQLISKCCKEGNLDRAMSLLAQMEALGFQLSSYSYTHLIEALGNVGRTSEADMLFKEMIYCGLKPRLNLYNILLRGFLKKGLLGLANGLLKEMVDSGIWRTRETYEILLDYFVSAGRLEDTWSTINEMKMKGFQPNSFVYSKIVGLYRDNGMWKKATEVLEEIRERKISLDTHIYNSIIDTFGKYGELGEALKLFVKMQKEGVRPNIVTWNSLIKWHCREGDYTKALNLFSDMQEQGLYPDPKIFVTIISCLGEQGKWDTIKKCFESMTSRGNKKYGAVYAVLVDIFGQYGKFQNAEECVQALKSEGVLVSPNIFCALANAYAQQGLCEQAIKVLQIMEGEGIEPNIVMLNMLINAFSNAGRYMEAMSVYHHIKESGVSPDLVTYTTLMKAFIRAKKFDEVPIIYKRMETDGCTPDRKAKQMLQDALTALERRST is encoded by the exons ATGGATATGCAATCCGTTTTCTGCTCTAATCAAATTTCACTGTCACGCAATCATGGTGGTGCTCTTCGTTGCTCGTCTCATGCAACTGCTATCCAATTCAGTAAAATCCCCAACTCTCTCAATTCCTCAAATCTCTGGATTCGAAACAAGGTTGTTAATTCAGAATCTGATACCAAAACAACGCTTTTTCCAAATCCTGAAGCTCCTAGACCCGGGGAAGAGCTTTCCAGCGAGTTTTACAGCCAATTAATCAGCAAGTGTTGCAAAGAAGGAAACTTGGATAGAGCTATGTCCCTTCTTGCTCAGATGGAAGCTTTGGGGTTTCAGCTCAGTTCATATTCCTATACCCACTTAATTGAAGCCCTTGGAAATGTTGGAAGAACTTCAGAGGCTGATATGCTGTTCAAGGAAATGATTTATTGTGGGCTTAAACCCAGGTTGAATTTGTACAACATTTTGCTCAGAGGGTTTTTGAAGAAAGGCCTGTTAGGACTTGCAAATGGGCTCTTGAAGGAAATGGTTGATTCAGGTATTTGGAGGACTAGAGAGACATATGAGATCTTATTGGATTACTTTGTGAGTGCTGGGAGGTTGGAAGATACATGGTCAACAATCaatgagatgaagatgaaagggTTTCAACCTAACTCATTTGTGTATAGCAAGATTGTTGGGCTTTATAGGGACAATGGGATGTGGAAGAAAGCAACTGAGGTTTTGGAAGAGATCAGAGAGAGGAAAATTTCTTTAGACACCCATATTTATAATAGTATTATTGATACCTTTGGGAAATATGGTGAATTGGGTGAAGCATTGAAGCTGTTTGTGAAAATGCAGAAAGAAGGTGTGAGGCCAAATATAGTGACATGGAATTCATTGATTAAGTGGCACTGTAGAGAGGGTGATTACACGAAAGCCCTTAATTTGTTTTCTGATATGCAAGAGCAAGGATTGTATCCTGACCCTAAGATCTTTGTCACCATTATTAGCTGCTTGGGGGAGCAGGGAAAGTGGGATACAATAAAGAAATGTTTTGAAAGCATGACAAGCAGGGGGAATAAAAAATATGGGGCGGTTTATGCTGTTTTGGTGGATATTTTTGGACAATATGGGAAGTTTCAGAATGCTGAGGAGTGTGTACAAGCTCTGAAGTCCGAAGGTGTGCTAGtttcaccaaacattttttgTGCGTTAGCAAATGCTTATGCTCAGCAG GGCTTATGTGAACAGGCTATTAAGGTGCTTCAGATCATGGAAGGGGAGGGAATTGAGCCAAATATTGTTATGCTCAATATGTTAATCAATGCATTCAGTAATGCTGGGAGATATATGGAAGCAATGTCTGTTTATCATCATATAAAAGAAAGT GGTGTTAGCCCTGACTTGGTCACCTACACCACTCTTATGAAGGCATTTATACGGGCCAAAAAGTTTGATGAG GTTCCCATTATTTACAAGCGAATGGAGACTGATGGATGCACTCCTGACAGAAAAGCGAAACAGATGTTACAAGATGCATTAACTGCGCTTGAACGAAGGAGCACATGA
- the LOC130741305 gene encoding chalcone synthase 4-like, which produces MVSVAEIRKAQRAEGPATIFAIGTANPPNCVDQSTYPDFYFRVTNSEHKTELKEKFQRMCDKSMIKKRYMHLTEDLLKENPNMCAYMAPSLDARQDMVVVEVPRLGKEAAVKAIKEWGQPKSKITHLIFCTTSGVDMPGADYQLTKLLGLRPYVKRYMMYQQGCFAGGTVLRLAKDLAENNKGARVLVVCSELTAVTFRGPSDTHLDSLVGQALFGDGAAALIVGSDPIPEVEKPLFELVWTAQTIAPDSEGAIDGHLREVGLTFHLLKDVPGIVSKNIEKALIEAFQPLGISDYNSIFWIAHPGGPAILDQVEQKLDLKPEKMRATREVLSEYGNMSSACVLFILDEMRRKSAQGGLKTTGEGLEWGVLFGFGPGLTIETVVLRSVAI; this is translated from the exons ATGGTGAGTGTAGCTGAGATTCGCAAGGCTCAGAGAGCTGAAGGACCAGCAACTATCTTTGCTATTGGCACTGCTAATCCTCCTAATTGTGTTGATCAAAGCACTTACCCTGATTTCTACTTCAGAGTCACCAACAGTGAACACAAAACAGAGCTCAAGGAGAAATTTCAGCGCATGT GTGACAAGTCTATGATCAAGAAGAGATATATGCACTTGACAGAAGATCTTTTGAAAGAGAATCCTAACATGTGCGCTTATATGGCACCTTCTCTGGATGCTAGGCAAGACATGGTGGTTGTAGAGGTACCTAGACTAGGCAAAGAGGCTGCTGTCAAGGCTATCAAAGAATGGGGTCAGCCTAAGTCCAAGATTACCCACTTAATCTTTTGCACCACAAGCGGTGTGGATATGCCCGGTGCTGATTATCAACTCACCAAACTCTTAGGTCTTCGCCCGTATGTGAAAAGGTACATGATGTACCAACAAGGGTGCTTTGCAGGTGGCACGGTGCTTCGTTTGGCTaaagacttggctgagaacaACAAAGGTGCTCGTGTGCTAGTTGTTTGTTCTGAACTTACTGCAGTTACCTTCCGTGGCCCTAGTGACACTCACCTGGACAGCCTTGTTGGGCAAGCATTGTTTGGAGATGGAGCCGCTGCACTAATTGTGGGTTCCGATCCGATACCAGAAGTTGAGAAACCTCTGTTCGAGCTAGTTTGGACTGCACAGACAATTGCTCCAGATAGTGAAGGAGCCATTGATGGTCACCTTCGCGAAGTTGGATTGACATTTCATCTCCTTAAAGATGTTCCTGGGATTGTTTCAAAGAACATTGAGAAAGCACTAATTGAGGCCTTCCAACCACTAGGCATATCTGATTACAACTCAATTTTTTGGATTGCACACCCAGGTGGCCCAGCAATTCTAGACCAAGTTGAGCAGAAGTTGGACTTAAAACCTGAAAAGATGAGGGCCACTAGAGAAGTTCTAAGTGAATATGGTAACATGTCAAGTGCATGTGTCCTATTCATCTTAGATGAAATGAGAAGGAAATCAGCTCAAGGTGGACTCAAAACCACTGGTGAAGGACTTGAATGGGGTGTGCTATTCGGTTTTGGACCTGGACTTACCATTGAAACTGTTGTTTTGCGTAGTGTGGCTATATAA
- the LOC130741307 gene encoding chalcone synthase 4-like, whose amino-acid sequence MVSVAEIRKAQRAEGPATIFAIGTANPPNCVDQSTYPDFYFRVTNSEHKTELKEKFQRMCDKSMIKKRYMHLTEDLLKENPNMCAYMAPSLDARQDMVVVEVPRLGKEAAVKAIKEWGQPKSKITHLIFCTTSGVDMPGADYQLTKLLGLRPYVKRYMMYQQGCFAGGTVLRLAKDLAENNKDARVLVVCSELTAVTFRGPSDTHLDSLVGQALFGDGAAALIVGSDPVPEIEKPLFELVWTAQTIAPDSEGAIDGHLREVGLTFHLLKDVPGIVSKNIEKALIEAFQPLGISDYNSIFWIAHPGGPAILDQVEQKLSLKPEKMKATREVLSEYGNMSSACVLFILDEMRRKSAQDGLKTTGEGLEWGVLFGFGPGLTIETIVLRSVAI is encoded by the exons ATGGTGAGTGTAGCTGAAATTCGTAAGGCTCAGAGGGCCGAAGGCCCAGCAACCATCTTCGCTATAGGCACTGCAAACCCTCCCAACTGTGTTGATCAAAGCACTTACCCGGATTTCTACTTCAGAGTCACCAACAGTGAGCACAAAACTGAGCTCAAGGAGAAATTTCAGCGCATGT GTGACAAGTCTATGATCAAGAAGAGATATATGCACTTGACTGAAGATCTTTTGAAAGAGAACCCCAACATGTGCGCTTATATGGCACCTTCTCTCGATGCTAGGCAAGACATGGTGGTTGTAGAAGTACCTAGACTAGGCAAAGAAGCTGCTGTCAAGGCTATCAAAGAATGGGGTCAGCCTAAGTCCAAGATTACCCACTTAATCTTTTGCACCACAAGTGGTGTGGATATGCCCGGTGCTGATTATCAACTCACAAAACTCTTAGGTCTTCGCCCGTATGTGAAAAGGTACATGATGTACCAACAAGGGTGCTTTGCAGGTGGCACGGTGCTTCGTTTGGCTAAAGACTTGGCCGAGAACAACAAAGATGCTCGTGTGCTAGTTGTTTGTTCTGAACTCACTGCAGTTACCTTCCGTGGCCCGAGTGACACTCACCTAGACAGCCTTGTCGGGCAAGCATTGTTCGGAGACGGAGCAGCTGCACTCATAGTTGGTTCCGATCCAGTGCCAGAAATTGAGAAGCCTTTATTTGAGCTAGTTTGGACTGCACAGACTATTGCTCCAGATAGTGAAGGAGCCATTGATGGTCACCTTCGTGAAGTTGGATTGACATTTCATCTCCTTAAAGATGTTCCTGGGATTGTTTCAAAGAACATTGAGAAAGCACTAATTGAGGCCTTCCAACCATTAGGCATATCTGATTACAACTCAATTTTTTGGATTGCACACCCAGGCGGCCCAGCAATTCTGGACCAAGTTGAGCAGAAGTTGAGCTTGAAACCTGAAAAGATGAAAGCCACTAGAGAAGTGCTAAGTGAATATGGTAACATGTCAAGTGCATGTGTCCTATTCATCTTAGATGAAATGAGAAGGAAATCAGCTCAAGATGGACTCAAAACCACCGGTGAAGGACTTGAATGGGGTGTGTTATTCGGTTTTGGACCTGGACTTACCATTGAAACTATTGTTTTGCGTAGTGTGGCTATTTAA